The proteins below come from a single Gimesia alba genomic window:
- a CDS encoding UDP-glucose dehydrogenase family protein → MKIAVIGTGYVGLVTGTCFAESGNDVTCVDIDETKVQKLKAGEIPIYEPGLEEMVKRNVKARRLFFTTGYKEAIPDAKCIFIAVGTPQTEDGSANLSSIWKVAESLAPLLSKEAIVIIKSTVPVGTNRKLAEQLKALTGREVDVASNPEFLKEGAAIDDFSKPDRVVVGASRPEVSEVLHELYKPFLRTEHPFLSMELESAEMTKYVANCMLATKISFINEMANLCERVGADINQVRRGIGHDQRIGFSFLFPGVGYGGSCFPKDVSALISVARNQSMEPTILNAVDQVNTAQKRVLFEKINRYFKSELKGKTFAIWGLAFKPKTDDIREAPSLVLIDQLLEAGATLKVHDPVAMENVKAKYGNQLSYFDHHYDTLDDADALVIVTEWNEFRHADFDYILHKLATPVIFDGRNLYDPESMKQKGIEYFGIGLSSVKEQT, encoded by the coding sequence ATGAAAATCGCAGTTATTGGTACCGGGTATGTCGGTCTTGTCACAGGCACTTGTTTTGCTGAAAGCGGAAACGATGTGACCTGCGTCGATATCGATGAAACAAAAGTACAAAAACTCAAGGCGGGAGAAATCCCGATTTATGAACCCGGCTTGGAAGAAATGGTCAAGCGGAACGTCAAAGCCAGGCGGCTGTTTTTCACCACCGGCTATAAAGAAGCAATTCCGGACGCGAAATGCATCTTTATCGCCGTCGGTACGCCACAAACAGAGGATGGCTCTGCCAATCTAAGCAGTATCTGGAAAGTAGCCGAATCTCTGGCTCCCCTCTTATCAAAAGAGGCCATCGTTATTATTAAAAGCACAGTTCCGGTCGGCACGAACCGAAAACTGGCCGAGCAACTAAAGGCACTCACAGGTAGAGAAGTTGATGTCGCGTCAAACCCGGAATTCTTAAAAGAAGGTGCCGCGATTGATGATTTTTCTAAACCGGATCGCGTTGTTGTCGGAGCTTCACGACCGGAGGTTTCCGAGGTCTTGCACGAGCTTTACAAACCATTTTTGCGCACAGAACACCCTTTTCTATCCATGGAACTGGAAAGTGCCGAGATGACCAAATATGTCGCCAATTGCATGCTGGCGACAAAAATCAGTTTCATTAACGAAATGGCTAACCTCTGTGAGCGCGTGGGGGCCGATATTAATCAGGTACGCCGAGGCATCGGTCACGACCAGAGAATTGGCTTTTCATTTCTGTTCCCCGGAGTCGGCTACGGTGGATCCTGCTTTCCCAAAGACGTCTCAGCTTTAATCTCAGTTGCTAGAAACCAATCGATGGAACCCACCATCCTAAATGCTGTCGACCAGGTGAATACCGCACAAAAAAGAGTGTTGTTTGAAAAAATCAACCGTTACTTTAAAAGCGAACTGAAGGGAAAGACATTCGCCATCTGGGGACTGGCATTTAAACCCAAAACAGATGACATCAGGGAAGCTCCCTCTCTTGTCCTGATCGATCAGCTATTAGAAGCAGGAGCCACGCTGAAGGTCCATGATCCCGTGGCCATGGAGAATGTCAAAGCGAAATATGGGAATCAACTTTCTTACTTTGATCACCACTATGATACGCTTGATGATGCGGATGCATTAGTCATTGTCACTGAATGGAATGAATTCCGGCACGCAGACTTTGACTACATTCTCCACAAGCTGGCAACCCCTGTAATCTTTGATGGGCGTAATTTATATGATCCGGAAAGTATGAAACAGAAAGGAATCGAATACTTTGGAATCGGTCTCAGTTCTGTCAAAGAACAAACCTGA
- the rfbB gene encoding dTDP-glucose 4,6-dehydratase, translating to MKKILLTGGCGFIGSNFIRYQLSEYPEVSITNLDKLTYAGNLENLKEFESHSGYTFVKGDITDQDLVNSLLKSNRFDAVINFAAESHVDRSILDSGPFIQTNIVGTQVLLDAARNHKIERFLQVSTDEVYGSLGAEGLFTEQTPLAPNSPYSASKAAADLLVRSYVKTFDLPAIITRCSNNYGPYQFPEKLIPLFISNALEDQPVPIYGEGKNVRDWIHVLDHCRGIDAALRKGEAGQVYNFGGNAEMQNIEITRLLLKLLGKPETLIQYVTDRPGHDLRYAIDCRKAEAELGWKPEMEFHAGLENTIKWYQENRDWVNRIRSGKYLQYYDQQYGNRLNN from the coding sequence ATGAAGAAAATATTATTGACTGGTGGTTGCGGGTTTATCGGATCAAACTTCATCCGTTATCAACTTTCAGAGTACCCGGAAGTATCAATTACAAATCTTGACAAGCTGACTTACGCCGGCAACTTGGAGAACCTGAAGGAGTTTGAATCACACTCCGGCTACACTTTTGTCAAAGGCGATATTACGGATCAGGATCTTGTCAACTCACTATTAAAATCAAATCGCTTTGATGCAGTAATCAACTTTGCTGCGGAATCACATGTGGACCGCAGCATTCTTGATTCTGGTCCCTTCATCCAAACCAATATTGTGGGAACTCAGGTCCTGCTGGATGCCGCTCGCAATCATAAAATCGAGCGATTCCTTCAAGTTTCTACCGATGAAGTTTATGGTAGCCTGGGTGCAGAGGGCCTCTTCACAGAACAAACTCCACTTGCCCCTAACAGTCCTTATTCAGCGTCGAAAGCAGCTGCAGACCTGCTTGTACGAAGTTATGTTAAAACATTTGATTTACCGGCAATCATCACGCGCTGCTCCAATAATTACGGCCCCTACCAATTTCCGGAAAAACTGATCCCTCTTTTCATTTCCAATGCGTTAGAAGATCAGCCAGTACCAATTTATGGTGAGGGTAAAAATGTCCGTGACTGGATCCATGTCCTTGATCATTGCCGGGGAATTGATGCTGCATTGAGAAAAGGAGAAGCGGGACAGGTCTATAATTTTGGCGGTAATGCGGAGATGCAAAATATTGAAATCACACGATTATTGCTCAAATTACTAGGAAAACCAGAAACGTTAATCCAATATGTCACGGATCGCCCTGGCCACGATTTGCGTTATGCCATTGACTGTCGAAAAGCAGAAGCAGAATTAGGTTGGAAGCCAGAAATGGAATTCCACGCCGGCTTGGAAAACACCATCAAATGGTATCAGGAAAACCGGGATTGGGTAAACCGAATTCGTTCTGGAAAATACCTTCAGTACTACGACCAACAATACGGAAACCGTTTAAACAACTAG
- the gyrA gene encoding DNA gyrase subunit A: protein MASDNGEEPNIDANIKYLDIQDEMRDSYLTYAMSVIISRALPDARDGLKPSQRRILVAMNDLNLGASSSRVKCAKISGDTSGNYHPHGDGSIYPTLVRLGQDWVMRNVLIDKQGNFGSLAGLPPAAMRYTEARLSPVAAEMLDDINRNTVDFVPTYDQRNDEPVVLPSKFPNLLVNGSSGIAVGMATSIPPQNMGEVCEAVTLLIDNPEATIDDILQVMPGPDFPTGGIICGRYGIRKGYATGRSTITLRARTHFETEKQSDVIVVTEIPYMETRDRIREKLETLVRDDRVKGISRIVDLTDRNVPPWKVHLQIILKRDADKEVVLAQLFKFSPLQSTFSIILLALVGNRPETLSVKELIQQFILHRIDVIRRRTEFLLAEARKRKHTVEGLMIAQIDIDEVIKTIRNSPSRAEAKISLQGMQVDGKLIERALGEDGFKEYQNEQGVHEYYSLSANQAEAIVSMQLGSLANLEREKLSDEHKELLKAISEYLYLLSDEDHIRAVIRDDMLHLQGKYADKRRTDISDDELTDVNRDDLITEEPMVVTLSQRGYIKRTQLNTYQAQNRGGKGIKGAKTDEEDPIEHLFVASTHSYLLFITNRGRVYWSKVYDLPLQGRTAKGRALVNLLSLQEDETVSNCVAVREFDEERFLVMATQNGIIKKSPLSAYSRVQRGGIIAIKLDDDDELVEALIVSPGEDLLLATSEGMAIRFAQSDARSMGRNTRGVKGIKLSKTGHVIGMVIADPDNCLLTVCENGYGKRTPFGFIPTTDETDEELPETDEEVSASESDVEEEPDAEQETRSGMHYRRQKRGGKGIRDIRTSARNGQVVDILSVAEDDEVLMVTKNGIIQRVRGREISQVGRNTQGVRVIKLDQNDKLVSLARIPAEIVDESEGDEPLNLSNTVEESTPEGTTTIEDQTTEDNNPTSDQE from the coding sequence TTGGCTAGCGACAACGGCGAAGAGCCGAACATTGATGCAAATATTAAATACCTGGACATCCAGGACGAAATGCGTGACAGCTATCTCACTTATGCGATGAGTGTGATTATCAGCCGCGCGCTGCCTGATGCACGCGACGGTTTAAAACCATCACAACGCCGAATTCTTGTTGCCATGAACGATTTGAACCTGGGAGCGAGTTCATCCCGGGTAAAATGCGCAAAGATTTCCGGCGACACCAGTGGTAACTACCACCCTCATGGTGATGGCTCCATTTACCCGACACTGGTCCGTCTAGGACAGGATTGGGTCATGCGAAACGTCCTGATTGACAAACAGGGCAATTTCGGGTCTCTGGCAGGGCTACCACCGGCGGCCATGCGTTATACCGAAGCTCGACTTTCTCCAGTCGCTGCCGAAATGCTGGACGATATCAATCGAAATACCGTGGACTTTGTTCCTACATACGACCAACGAAATGATGAACCCGTTGTTCTCCCTTCCAAATTTCCCAATCTGCTGGTCAACGGCTCCAGTGGGATCGCGGTCGGTATGGCAACCAGCATTCCCCCTCAGAATATGGGAGAAGTCTGCGAAGCCGTCACACTGTTGATCGACAATCCGGAAGCCACCATTGATGACATTCTACAGGTCATGCCTGGTCCGGACTTTCCCACCGGTGGTATCATCTGCGGTCGCTATGGTATCAGGAAAGGTTACGCCACAGGGCGATCAACCATTACACTCCGTGCCCGCACGCATTTCGAAACGGAAAAGCAGTCAGATGTGATCGTCGTCACGGAAATTCCCTATATGGAAACACGTGACCGGATCCGGGAAAAGCTGGAAACACTGGTTCGCGATGATCGCGTCAAGGGAATCTCACGCATTGTCGATCTGACAGACCGCAATGTCCCTCCCTGGAAAGTTCATCTGCAAATCATCCTGAAACGAGATGCAGACAAAGAAGTCGTGCTCGCTCAGTTATTCAAGTTTTCGCCGCTACAGAGCACCTTCAGCATCATTCTGCTGGCACTGGTTGGAAACCGCCCGGAAACGCTGTCTGTCAAAGAATTAATTCAGCAGTTTATCCTGCATCGCATTGATGTCATTCGCCGACGAACCGAGTTTCTACTCGCAGAAGCACGCAAGCGAAAACATACCGTCGAAGGTTTGATGATTGCGCAGATTGACATCGACGAAGTCATCAAAACGATTCGCAATTCTCCCAGTCGTGCTGAAGCCAAAATCAGCCTGCAGGGCATGCAGGTAGATGGAAAATTAATCGAACGCGCACTCGGCGAAGATGGATTTAAGGAATATCAGAACGAACAGGGGGTTCATGAATATTACTCTCTGTCAGCCAATCAGGCCGAAGCCATTGTCTCGATGCAATTAGGTTCTCTGGCAAACCTGGAACGCGAAAAATTGAGCGATGAGCATAAAGAACTGCTCAAAGCCATTTCGGAATATCTGTATTTACTGTCTGATGAAGATCATATTCGGGCTGTCATTCGTGATGATATGCTGCACCTCCAAGGCAAGTATGCTGACAAACGGCGCACCGATATTTCTGATGACGAACTGACCGATGTCAACCGGGATGATCTGATTACAGAAGAACCCATGGTTGTGACACTCTCGCAACGGGGTTATATCAAACGTACGCAGCTGAATACCTACCAGGCGCAAAATCGAGGCGGAAAAGGGATCAAAGGCGCTAAAACCGACGAAGAAGACCCGATCGAGCACCTGTTCGTTGCCAGCACACACTCCTATCTGCTGTTTATCACAAACCGAGGACGCGTCTATTGGTCAAAAGTCTACGACCTGCCTCTTCAGGGACGTACAGCCAAAGGACGTGCGCTGGTTAATCTGCTCTCTCTTCAGGAAGATGAAACCGTTTCCAATTGCGTCGCTGTACGGGAGTTTGATGAAGAACGCTTCCTCGTCATGGCAACACAAAATGGAATCATCAAAAAGTCGCCTCTATCGGCCTACAGTCGCGTACAGCGCGGCGGCATCATCGCGATCAAACTTGACGACGACGATGAGCTGGTCGAGGCGCTAATTGTCTCCCCGGGCGAAGACTTATTGCTGGCGACTTCTGAGGGAATGGCGATTCGCTTCGCTCAGTCTGACGCACGTAGTATGGGACGCAACACACGCGGCGTAAAAGGGATCAAACTTTCCAAAACAGGACATGTAATTGGAATGGTGATTGCCGATCCTGATAACTGTTTATTAACTGTTTGTGAAAACGGTTACGGTAAAAGGACTCCCTTTGGATTCATCCCCACGACTGATGAAACGGATGAAGAATTACCCGAAACAGACGAAGAGGTTTCTGCCAGCGAGAGTGACGTAGAAGAAGAACCGGATGCAGAACAGGAAACACGTAGCGGAATGCACTACCGCCGTCAAAAACGGGGAGGTAAAGGAATCCGAGACATCCGCACCTCCGCTAGAAATGGCCAGGTCGTCGATATTCTGTCAGTTGCTGAAGATGATGAAGTCCTCATGGTAACCAAAAATGGGATCATTCAGCGCGTGCGAGGACGAGAAATCAGCCAGGTGGGTCGCAACACACAGGGAGTGCGAGTCATCAAACTGGATCAAAACGACAAGCTCGTCTCGCTGGCACGAATTCCTGCCGAAATTGTTGATGAATCTGAGGGTGATGAGCCTCTGAATCTTTCAAACACAGTTGAAGAGTCTACACCTGAAGGAACAACAACAATCGAAGATCAGACAACAGAAGACAATAATCCAACATCTGACCAAGAATAG
- a CDS encoding serine/threonine protein kinase, protein MNESESPENTHIPAEDPALEQQESERDCIESQEKTLKQSPEEQEHAAHLSKDRFSLPAKIPGYVMMRSLGEGSYGSVWLAQEENTGKYVAIKFYTYRRGLDWSLLNREVEKLAELYTSRHIISLQGVGWNSDPPYYMMEYLENGSLSSFLDAGPLPVSEAVRIAKTVLLALVHAHGRGILHCDLKPANILLDANFEPRLCDFGQSRLSDEQSPSLGTLYYMAPEQADLQAVPDSRWDVYALGALLYHMLCGKAPYRTSENEQAIRNLNSLEEKLTAYRDLIRTSPRPAEHRKVSGVDRRLIEIVDRCLETDPKKRFPNAQAVLSSLLQRERHRARRPLIALGIIAPLLLVLGLIPVAGAAVNQMVHKFRENLTARALSSDFISANLLSQYMERDLQDRKEQLVDLSTRTLLRQNLQKFQDKDLPEESRLQELSDYLNQEKEIVDKKRAELKREQDTSWFLTDANGTQIWRDPVRPTIGQDFSHRDYFHGHGLEYPKGKAPKGIKPITEPYICQVFKSDATNQWMVAIAVPVWDLKEEKVLGVLARTTHLDQLLTGFDESIRGNSERIGDRKIALIDNRDGKVLAHPEMTADTLRKMSREEVDRLVLKKKHINQLQLSRLAQQKNQFGALPTVVDDFHDPVEAVLSEDDQDNVWLAAFSPIGTTGWTAVVQERRSMALRPVAEMRSWLIEYGLIVLVTSCLLIFTVWYFVMRVLTERRGWDWSRHQSEKRSEQGSTSASWPNHSNGI, encoded by the coding sequence ATGAATGAATCCGAATCTCCAGAGAATACTCACATCCCTGCGGAAGACCCTGCATTAGAGCAGCAGGAATCTGAGCGTGATTGCATAGAATCTCAGGAAAAAACTCTGAAACAGTCGCCTGAAGAGCAGGAGCACGCGGCTCATTTGAGCAAAGATCGGTTCTCGCTCCCCGCAAAAATCCCGGGATATGTCATGATGCGGTCTTTGGGAGAAGGCTCTTATGGCTCTGTATGGCTTGCTCAGGAAGAAAATACCGGGAAGTACGTGGCGATTAAGTTTTATACCTACCGCCGTGGTTTGGACTGGTCTCTCTTGAATCGAGAAGTCGAGAAACTGGCGGAGTTATATACCTCGCGGCACATCATCAGTTTACAGGGGGTTGGTTGGAATAGTGACCCTCCCTATTACATGATGGAATATCTGGAGAACGGTTCACTTTCCTCGTTTTTGGATGCTGGACCTCTGCCTGTCTCCGAAGCAGTGCGGATTGCCAAAACAGTCTTACTGGCACTGGTTCACGCGCATGGTCGAGGAATATTGCATTGTGATTTGAAGCCGGCAAATATTCTACTCGATGCTAATTTTGAACCGCGACTTTGTGATTTTGGACAATCCCGATTGTCAGACGAACAAAGCCCATCCCTGGGAACCTTATATTATATGGCCCCCGAGCAGGCAGATCTGCAGGCAGTTCCTGACTCGCGGTGGGACGTATATGCGCTGGGGGCCCTGCTCTATCACATGTTGTGTGGAAAAGCTCCCTATCGTACGTCTGAAAATGAACAGGCGATACGAAATCTGAATTCGCTGGAAGAAAAATTGACGGCTTATCGGGATTTGATTCGAACGTCTCCCCGACCTGCTGAACACCGTAAGGTCTCTGGTGTGGATCGTCGATTGATTGAAATTGTTGATCGTTGTCTCGAAACGGACCCGAAAAAACGGTTTCCTAATGCTCAAGCTGTTCTGAGCAGTTTGCTTCAAAGAGAGCGGCATCGGGCACGCCGACCTTTAATTGCTTTGGGCATCATTGCACCACTTCTGTTGGTTCTGGGGTTGATCCCGGTGGCGGGAGCAGCCGTCAATCAAATGGTGCATAAGTTTCGGGAAAACCTGACAGCGCGGGCTCTCAGCAGTGATTTCATCTCTGCGAATTTATTGTCGCAATATATGGAGCGGGATCTTCAGGATCGTAAGGAACAACTGGTTGACCTTTCCACCAGAACATTATTACGACAAAACCTGCAGAAGTTTCAGGATAAAGATCTACCAGAGGAATCCAGGCTGCAGGAGTTGTCTGATTATTTGAATCAAGAGAAAGAAATTGTTGATAAGAAACGAGCCGAGTTAAAACGAGAGCAAGACACAAGTTGGTTTCTAACCGATGCAAATGGAACACAAATCTGGCGCGATCCGGTGAGACCTACGATTGGGCAGGATTTTTCTCATCGAGACTACTTTCATGGACACGGTTTGGAGTATCCCAAGGGTAAGGCTCCTAAAGGTATCAAGCCGATTACGGAACCTTATATTTGCCAGGTATTCAAGAGTGATGCTACCAATCAGTGGATGGTGGCGATTGCGGTTCCTGTCTGGGATTTAAAAGAGGAGAAGGTGCTGGGAGTCTTGGCCCGAACAACGCATCTGGACCAATTACTGACGGGCTTTGATGAAAGCATTCGAGGAAATTCCGAACGAATCGGAGATCGCAAGATTGCTCTGATCGATAACCGTGATGGAAAAGTATTGGCGCATCCAGAAATGACAGCAGATACTTTACGGAAAATGAGCCGTGAAGAGGTCGATCGACTGGTACTCAAGAAGAAGCATATCAATCAGTTGCAATTATCCAGGTTAGCCCAGCAGAAAAATCAATTTGGAGCTTTGCCGACAGTGGTCGATGATTTTCATGATCCAGTAGAAGCAGTGCTTTCAGAAGATGATCAGGATAATGTCTGGCTGGCAGCCTTTTCGCCGATCGGTACGACAGGTTGGACTGCCGTCGTTCAGGAACGGCGAAGTATGGCGTTGCGTCCTGTTGCGGAAATGCGCAGCTGGCTCATTGAATATGGCTTGATTGTGTTAGTGACGAGTTGTCTGTTGATTTTTACGGTCTGGTATTTTGTCATGCGAGTTTTAACAGAACGGCGCGGATGGGACTGGTCTCGTCATCAATCGGAAAAACGTTCCGAACAAGGCTCGACCTCAGCCAGTTGGCCCAATCATTCAAATGGTATTTAA